ATCACCGAGTGTGTATTTCCATGATAAAACTGATAAAAACGGTAAAAAAGGCTTCGGTGCAACAGTCATTCCAAACCGTGGTGCTTGGTTAGAATATGAAACTGACGCGAAAGATGTAGTATATGTGCGTATTGATCGTACTCGTAAGCTACCAGTAACAGTGTTACTTCGCGCACTAGGCTTCGGTTCAGATCAAGAAATTATCGATATTATCGGTGATAACGAGTATTTACGTAATACGCTAGAAAAAGATAACTCTGAAAGTACAGAAAAAGCACTTTTAGAAATCTATGAGCGTTTACGTCCAGGTGAGCCACCAACAGTAGAAAGTGCGAAAAGTTTATTATACTCTCGTTTCTTCGATGCTAAACGCTATGATTTAGCGAATGTTGGTCGTTACAAAATGAATAAAAAGCTTCACATCAAAAATCGTTTATTCAACCAAACGATTGCTGAAACGCTTGTTGATCCAGAAACAGGCGAAATTTTAGTAGAGAAGGGCACTGTGCTTGATCGTCGTACTTTAGATAAGATTTTACCTTACCTAGAGGATTCTTCTAAAGGTATTGGCTACCGCACTTTATCACAAGTTGGCGGAGTACTTGAAGATGACGTAACAATCCAATCTATTAAAATTTATGCTCCGAAAGATGAAGCACAAAAAGAAATCAATGTAATTGGCAATGCCTACATTGACGAAGAAGTGAAGAACATTACACCTGCTGACGTCTTATCTTCAGTAAGTTATTTCTTCAACTTACTTTACCAAGTAGGGGCAACAGATGATATTGACCATTTAGGTAACCGTCGTCTACGCTCTGTTGGTGAATTATTACAAAATCAATTCCGTATCGGTTTATCTCGTATGGAACGTGTAGTGCGCGAGCGTATGTCTATCAATGATACAGCCGCTATCGTACCGCAACAATTAATCAATATTCGTCCAGTAATTGCGTCTATTAAAGAATTCTTTGGTAGCTCTCAATTATCTCAATTCATGGACCAAACAAACCCACTGGCAGAGTTAACGCACAAACGTCGTCTATCTGCATTAGGACCTGGTGGTTTAACACGTGAACGCGCTGGTTTCGAAGTGCGTGACGTTCACTATTCTCACTATGGTCGTATGTGTCCGATCGAGACACCAGAGGGTCCAAACATTGGTTTAATTAACTCATTATCTTCTTTCGCTAAAGTAAATAAATTTGGTTTCATTGAAACGCCATATCGTCGTATTGACCACGAAACTGGCCGAGTAACAGATCAAATTGATTACTTAACAGCTGACGAAGAAGATAACTACTATGTAGCGCAAGCGAACTCACTATTAAATCCTGATGGTACATTCGTAAACGATGAAGTTGTAGGTCGTTTCCGTGGGGATAATACTGTTTTCAACAAGTCTCAAATGGACTATATGGACGTATCGCCTAAACAAGTAGTTTCTGCAGCGACTGCATGTATTCCGTTCTTAGAAAACGATGACTCTAACCGTGCGCTTATGGGTGCCAACATGCAACGTCAAGCGGTTCCTCTATTAAATCCAGAAGCTCCGTTTGTCGGAACTGGTATGGAACACGTAGATGCACGTGACTCAGGTGCGGCTGTAGTAGCAAAATACGATGGTATTGTTGAGCATGTAGAAGCTCGTTCAATCCACGTACGTCGCATTGAAACAATCGACGGTAAAGAAGTTAAAGGCGATTTAACAAAATATAAATTACAAAAATTCATTCGTTCAAACCAAGGTACTTCATACAACCAACGTCCACTTGTAAAAGTTGGCGAACGTGTGAAACCTCGTGATATTTTAGCTGACGGTCCATCAATGGAAAAAGGTGAACTTGCATTAGGTCGTAACGTACTTGTTGCATTCATGACTTGGAACGGGTTCAACTATGAGGATGCTGTTATCATGAGTGAACGCCTTGTAAAAGACGATGTATATACTTCAGTTCATATTGAAGAATATGAATCAGAATCTCGTGATACAAAATTAGGACCTGAAGAAATTACACGTGATATTCCAAACGTTGGGGAAGATGCACTTCGTAACTTAGACGAACGTGGTATTATCCGTATCGGTGCGGAAGTACGCGATGGTGATATTCTTGTAGGTAAAGTAACGCCTAAAGGGGTTACAGAGTTAACGGCTGAAGAGCGCTTATTACACGCAATCTTTGGTGAAAAGGCACGTGAAGTTCGTGATACTTCATTACGCGTACCACATGGTGCGGGCGGTATCATCCTTGACGTGAAAGTATTTAACCGTGAAGACGGCGACGAGTTACCACCAGGTGTTAACCAATTAGTTCGTGCTTACATTGTTCAAAAACGTAAAATCCGCGTTGGGGACAAAATGGCCGGACGTCATGGTAACAAAGGGGTTATCTCTCGTATCTTACCGGAAGAGGATATGCCATTTATGCCAGATGGTACTCCTGTCGATATCATGTTAAACCCGCTAGGTGTACCTTCTCGTATGAATATCGGACAAGTTTTAGAACTACATTTAGGTATGGCTTCTCGTTACTTAGGTGTTCATATGGCAACGCCAGTATTTGATGGTGCCAACGAAGAAGATGTATGGGAAACAATGGAAGAAGCAGGGATGAACCGTGACGGTAAAACAATCCTGTATGATGGACGTTCAGGTGAACCATTCGATAACCGTGTATCTGTAGGGATTATGTACATGATCAAACTTGCACACATGGTTGATGATAAACTTCACGCACGTTCAACTGGTCCTTACTCACTTGTTACACAACAACCACTTGGTGGTAAAGCGCAGTTCGGTGGACAACGCTTTGGTGAGATGGAGGTATGGGCACTTGAAGCATATGGTGCTGCATACACACTTCAAGAAATTTTAACTGTTAAATCTGATGACGTTGTTGGTCGTGTGAAAACATACGAAGCTATCGTTAAAGGTGAAAGCGTTCCAGAGCCAGGCGTTCCAGAATCATTTAAAGTATTGATTAAAGAACTTCAGTCTCTAGGTATGGATGTTAAAATGTTAACAATCAATGATGAAGAAGTAGAGCTTCGCGATCTAGACGAAGAAGAAGATCTTCAACCTGCTGACGCACTTAACATTGCGCCACAACCAGAAACAGAAGAAGAGCCAGTAGAGTCTTTTGAATAATGGATAAGTTCACATTCGTGTGAATATGGTCAAACTTATTTTTCAAATTAGTCGGGCAGGATTTAACGCCCTGCCCGACTTTCTTTACGAATGAAAACAATCTATTTTTAATCTTTTGTCAAAAGGTATTTTGGCAAACGATTGTCGAGCTGCGTAAAAGAGTCTTTATAAAGACCTATAACTAGAGGGAGGTAGGCTCCTTGATAGACGTTAATGAATTTGAATATATGAAAATTGGTTTAGCTTCCCCTGACAAGATTCGTTCTTGGTCATATGGTGAAGTAAAAAAACCAGAAACAATTAACTATCGTACATTAAAACCAGAAAAAGATGGTTTATTCTGTGAACGTATTTTCGGTCCTACGAAAGACTGGGAATGTCACTGTGGTAAATACAAACGCGTTCGTTATAAAGGCGTAGTTTGTGACCGTTGTGGTGTTGAAGTAACACGTGCAAAAGTTCGACGTGAACGTATGGGTCATATCGAATTAGCAGCCCCAGTTTCTCATATTTGGTACTTCAAAGGTATTCCAAGCCGTATGGGTCTTATCTTAGATATGTCACCACGTGCTTTAGAAGAAGTAATTTACTTCGCATCTTACGTTGTCATCGAACCAGGTGCTACAAACTTAGAAAGTAAACAATTACTTTCTGAAAAAGAGTATCGTGCATACCGCGAAAAATTCGGTAACACATTCGAAGCTGCTATGGGTGCAGAAGCCATTAAAAAGCTTCTTGGTAAAATCGATCTTGAAGATGAAACACATTCTTTAAAAGAAGAGTTAAAATCTGCACAAGGTCAACGCCGTACACGTGCGATTAAACGTCTTGAAGTGGTAGAGTCATTCCGTAACTCAGGTAACTCTCCAGAGTGGATGATTTTAGATGTACTACCTGTTATTCCACCGGAGCTTCGTCCAATGGTTCAACTAGATGGTGGTCGTTTTGCAACTTCTGACTTAAACGATTTATATCGTCGTGTCATTAACCGTAATAACCGTTTAAAACGTTTGTTAGATCTTGGTGCACCAAGCATCATCGTTCAAAACGAAAAACGTATGTTACAAGAAGCAGTTGATGCATTAATCGATAACGGTCGTCGTGGTCGTCCTGTAACTGGACCAGGTAACCGTCCGTTAAAATCACTTTCTCATATGTTGAAAGGGAAACAAGGTCGTTTCCGTCAAAACTTACTTGGTAAACGTGTAGACTATTCTGGTCGTTCCGTTATCGTAGTAGGTCCAAACTTAAAAATGTACCAATGTGGTCTACCGAAGGAAATGGCGATTGAGCTATTTAAACCTTTCGTTATGAAAGAATTAGTAGAACGTGGTCTTGCACATAACATTAAATCTGCTAAACGTAAAATCGAACGTTTAAACAACGACGTATGGGACGTTTTAGAAGATGTTATCCGTGAGCATCCGGTCCTATTAAACCGTGCTCCGACGCTTCACCGTCTTGGTATCCAAGCATTTGAACCAACACTAGTTGAAGGTCGTGCAATTCGTCTTCACCCGTTAGTATGTACAGCTTACAACGCTGACTTCGATGGTGACCAAATGGCGGTTCACGTACCATTATCAGCAGAGGCACAAGCTGAAGCTCGCCTTCTAATGCTTGCTGCACAAAACATCCTAAACCCGAAAGATGGTAAACCAGTTGTTACACCATCTCAAGACATGGTATTAGGGAACTATTATTTAACACTTGAGCGTGAAAATGCTCGTGGTGAAGGTTCGATTTTCTATGGACCAAACGAAGTGCTAATCGCATATGATACTGGCCATGTTCACTTGCATACTCGTATCGCGATCAAAGCAAGTTCACTGCACAATCCAACGTTTACAGAAGAACAAAATAATATGTTCTTACTAACAACGGTTGGTAAAGTAATCTTTAACGAAATCTTGCCTGAATCATTCCCGTTCATTAACGAACCGACTGATTTCAACTTAGAGCAAGTAACACCAGATAAATACTTCGTAAACTTAACAATTGACGAAGAAACTCTAGCAGAGCTTGAAGCAGATGCTGCTTACAACCAATTAGATGAAAAAGGTAAAGTTGACGCACAACGTTCAGCGGTACTTCGCAAATACTTTGCATCTGTACCTGTTGTAAACCCATTCCGCAAGAAATTCTTAGGAAATATCATTGCAGAAGTGTTCAAACGTTTCCACATTACTGAAACATCTAAAATGCTTGACCGTATGAAAAACTTAGGTTTCAAATATTCAACTCGCGCTGGTATCACTGTTGGTGTATCTGACATCGTGGTATTACCAGATAAAGGTGACATCTTAGCAATAGCACAAGAGAAAGTAGATAAAGTTCAAGCGCAATTCCGTCGTGGTTTCATCACAGAAGAAGAGCGTTATGACCGTGTTATCTCTAGCTGGAGTGCGGCGAAAGATGAAATTCAATCAAAACTGATGAAGTCGCTTGAGAAAACAAACCCAATCTTTATGATGTCTGACTCAGGTGCCCGTGGTAACGCATCTAACTTTACACAGTTAGCAGGTATGCGTGGTCTGATGGCCAACCCGGCTGGTCGTATTATCGAACTTCCAATCAAGTCTTCATTCCGTGAAGGTTTAACAGTATTGGAATACTTCATCTCAACACATGGTGCGCGTAAAGGTCTTGCCGATACAGCCCTAAAAACTGCCGATTCAGGTTACTTAACACGTCGTCTTGTAGACGTTGCACAAGATGTCATTGTGCGTGAAGATGACTGTGGAACAGACCGTGGCTTAACAATCGGAGCGTTAATGGAAGGTACAGAACTAATCGAAGCGTTAGACGAACGTATTGTTGGTCGTCATACGAAGAAAACGATTTTCCATCCAGAATCAGGCGATGTTATTTTAGAAAAAGACGGCTTAATCGACCAAGATATCGCTCGTATTATTACGGAAGCTGGTATCGAAGAAGTAACAATCCGTTCTGCATTTACATGTAATACAAAACATGGTGTATGTAAAAAATGTTACGGCATGAACTTAGCAACTGGTGAAAAAGTAGAAGTTGGGGAAGCAGTTGGTATTATTGCGGCTCAATCAATCGGTGAACCAGGTACTCAGTTAACAATGCGTACATTCCATACAGGTGGGGTAGCCGGAGACGATATTACACAAGGTCTTCCACGTATCCAAGAGATTTTCGAAGCACGTAATCCAAAAGGTCAATCTGTTATTTCTGAGATTGCTGGTACGGTGTCAGATATCACTGAAATCCGTGAAGGTCTAAAAGAAATTACCGTTCAAGGTGATGTAGAAACTCGTAAATACCAAGCACCTTATAATGCACGTCTAAAAGTCATCGAAGGTGACGCAATCGAACGTGGTCAAGTATTAACAGAGGGTTCTATCGATCCAAAACAATTATTAAAAGTAAAAGACGTTTCAACAGTTCAAGAATATTTACTAAAAGAAGTACAAAAAGTTTACCGTATGCAAGGGGTAGAAATTGGAGATAAACACATCGAAGTAATGGTACGCCAAATGCTTCGTAAAGTGCGCGTAATCGAAGCTGGTGATACAGAATTATTACCAGGCTCATTATTAGATATTCACCAATTCTCAGAGGCAAATGCAGATGCTGTGCTAAACGGCAAAAACCCTGCAACATGTCGCCCTGTAATTCTAGGTATTACAAAAGCTTCATTAGAAACAGAATCATTCTTATCTGCTGCATCATTCCAAGAAACAACTCGTGTGTTAACGGATGCTGCAATTAAAGGTAAACGTGATGAACTTCTAGGATTAAAAGAGAACGTAATTATCGGTAAACTTGTTCCTGCAGGTACTGGTATGCAACGTTATCGTCAAATCCGCATTGAAAAAGATGAGCTTGACGCAGAAGATCTAGTTTCTGCTGAATAACTTAAATGAAAGCTCCGAAGAGATGACAAAAGCGCATCTCTTCGGACTTTTTAAAGATATTAGTTGACAGTAGAAATTGATAATGATAATATATTGAAGGTTGATAGTTAACTGTCTGTACTTCGGAGGATATGAAAATGTCTTATGATAAAGTAAGGGCTAGTCAAACAATCATTGGTACAAAGCAAGCAGTAAAAGCAATGCAAGCTGGTTTAGTGAAAGAGCTTTTTGTGGCACTTGATGCAGACAATTGGGTAACCGATTCGGCCATATCTTTCGCGAGAGAAATCGGTATACCAGTTATTCTTGTCGAGTCCAAAAAGGAACTAGGCAAAGCCTGTGGAATCCATGTTGGAGCTGCGGTAGTTGCTATTGCTGTAGATTAGTTTTTGTGTATAAAACACAAAGACTTTGTTTTTACCCAAAAAATGAACCACCTGGATGTGTGGTATTAATAGTGAATGAATGAAGGGAGGAAAAACCGATGCCTACAATTAACCAATTAGTACGTAAGCCTCGTCAATCTAAAATCACGAAATCAAAATCACCAGCGTTAAACAAAGGATATAACTCATTTAAAAAATCTTTAACTGATGTTAAGTCTCCTCAAAAACGTGGTGTTTGTACTCGTGTAGGTACAATGACACCTCGTAAACCAAACTCAGCGTTACGTAAATACGCTCGTGTGCGTTTAACTAACCAAATTGAGGTTACAGCTTATATCCCAGGTGAAGGCCACAACTTACAAGAGCACAGTGTTGTTCTTATCCGTGGCGGACGCGTAAAAGACTTAGCGGGTGTTCGTTACCATATCGTACGTGGTGCTCTTGATACAGCTGGTGTAAACGGTCGTTTACAATCACGTTCTAAATACGGAACAAAACGCCCTAAAGAAAAAAAATAATTTAACACGCTAAGTGTTAATAAATAACGAGCCTGATGTTGGTATCACCGATTTCCAATCATGCTAGCTGATGTGGAAATTTAGTGATAACGACATTTTAGGCGAAGTTTATAAAAAAAATCGATAATTATTCGAAAGGAGGAAAACACATGCCTCGTAAAGGTCCTGTTTCCAAACGTGACGTGTTACCAGATCCAATTTATAATTCAAAACTAGTAACTCGTTTAATCAATAAAATGATGGTTGATGGTAAAAGAGGTACTTCTCAAAAGATTTTATACGGTGCGTTCGAACTAGTTAAAGAACGTTCTGGTGAAAATCCAATTGAAGTATTCGAAGCTGCTCTAAACAACGT
This genomic interval from Lysinibacillus sphaericus contains the following:
- the rpoB gene encoding DNA-directed RNA polymerase subunit beta, which produces MNELTGQLVQYGQHRQRRSFARIKEVLELPNLIEIQTASYEWFLEEGLREMFRDISPIEDFTGNLSLEFIDYSLGDPKYDVDECKERDVTYAAPLRVKVRLYNKETDEVKEQDVFMGDFPLMTETGTFIINGAERVIVSQLVRSPSVYFHDKTDKNGKKGFGATVIPNRGAWLEYETDAKDVVYVRIDRTRKLPVTVLLRALGFGSDQEIIDIIGDNEYLRNTLEKDNSESTEKALLEIYERLRPGEPPTVESAKSLLYSRFFDAKRYDLANVGRYKMNKKLHIKNRLFNQTIAETLVDPETGEILVEKGTVLDRRTLDKILPYLEDSSKGIGYRTLSQVGGVLEDDVTIQSIKIYAPKDEAQKEINVIGNAYIDEEVKNITPADVLSSVSYFFNLLYQVGATDDIDHLGNRRLRSVGELLQNQFRIGLSRMERVVRERMSINDTAAIVPQQLINIRPVIASIKEFFGSSQLSQFMDQTNPLAELTHKRRLSALGPGGLTRERAGFEVRDVHYSHYGRMCPIETPEGPNIGLINSLSSFAKVNKFGFIETPYRRIDHETGRVTDQIDYLTADEEDNYYVAQANSLLNPDGTFVNDEVVGRFRGDNTVFNKSQMDYMDVSPKQVVSAATACIPFLENDDSNRALMGANMQRQAVPLLNPEAPFVGTGMEHVDARDSGAAVVAKYDGIVEHVEARSIHVRRIETIDGKEVKGDLTKYKLQKFIRSNQGTSYNQRPLVKVGERVKPRDILADGPSMEKGELALGRNVLVAFMTWNGFNYEDAVIMSERLVKDDVYTSVHIEEYESESRDTKLGPEEITRDIPNVGEDALRNLDERGIIRIGAEVRDGDILVGKVTPKGVTELTAEERLLHAIFGEKAREVRDTSLRVPHGAGGIILDVKVFNREDGDELPPGVNQLVRAYIVQKRKIRVGDKMAGRHGNKGVISRILPEEDMPFMPDGTPVDIMLNPLGVPSRMNIGQVLELHLGMASRYLGVHMATPVFDGANEEDVWETMEEAGMNRDGKTILYDGRSGEPFDNRVSVGIMYMIKLAHMVDDKLHARSTGPYSLVTQQPLGGKAQFGGQRFGEMEVWALEAYGAAYTLQEILTVKSDDVVGRVKTYEAIVKGESVPEPGVPESFKVLIKELQSLGMDVKMLTINDEEVELRDLDEEEDLQPADALNIAPQPETEEEPVESFE
- the rpoC gene encoding DNA-directed RNA polymerase subunit beta', whose product is MIDVNEFEYMKIGLASPDKIRSWSYGEVKKPETINYRTLKPEKDGLFCERIFGPTKDWECHCGKYKRVRYKGVVCDRCGVEVTRAKVRRERMGHIELAAPVSHIWYFKGIPSRMGLILDMSPRALEEVIYFASYVVIEPGATNLESKQLLSEKEYRAYREKFGNTFEAAMGAEAIKKLLGKIDLEDETHSLKEELKSAQGQRRTRAIKRLEVVESFRNSGNSPEWMILDVLPVIPPELRPMVQLDGGRFATSDLNDLYRRVINRNNRLKRLLDLGAPSIIVQNEKRMLQEAVDALIDNGRRGRPVTGPGNRPLKSLSHMLKGKQGRFRQNLLGKRVDYSGRSVIVVGPNLKMYQCGLPKEMAIELFKPFVMKELVERGLAHNIKSAKRKIERLNNDVWDVLEDVIREHPVLLNRAPTLHRLGIQAFEPTLVEGRAIRLHPLVCTAYNADFDGDQMAVHVPLSAEAQAEARLLMLAAQNILNPKDGKPVVTPSQDMVLGNYYLTLERENARGEGSIFYGPNEVLIAYDTGHVHLHTRIAIKASSLHNPTFTEEQNNMFLLTTVGKVIFNEILPESFPFINEPTDFNLEQVTPDKYFVNLTIDEETLAELEADAAYNQLDEKGKVDAQRSAVLRKYFASVPVVNPFRKKFLGNIIAEVFKRFHITETSKMLDRMKNLGFKYSTRAGITVGVSDIVVLPDKGDILAIAQEKVDKVQAQFRRGFITEEERYDRVISSWSAAKDEIQSKLMKSLEKTNPIFMMSDSGARGNASNFTQLAGMRGLMANPAGRIIELPIKSSFREGLTVLEYFISTHGARKGLADTALKTADSGYLTRRLVDVAQDVIVREDDCGTDRGLTIGALMEGTELIEALDERIVGRHTKKTIFHPESGDVILEKDGLIDQDIARIITEAGIEEVTIRSAFTCNTKHGVCKKCYGMNLATGEKVEVGEAVGIIAAQSIGEPGTQLTMRTFHTGGVAGDDITQGLPRIQEIFEARNPKGQSVISEIAGTVSDITEIREGLKEITVQGDVETRKYQAPYNARLKVIEGDAIERGQVLTEGSIDPKQLLKVKDVSTVQEYLLKEVQKVYRMQGVEIGDKHIEVMVRQMLRKVRVIEAGDTELLPGSLLDIHQFSEANADAVLNGKNPATCRPVILGITKASLETESFLSAASFQETTRVLTDAAIKGKRDELLGLKENVIIGKLVPAGTGMQRYRQIRIEKDELDAEDLVSAE
- the rpsL gene encoding 30S ribosomal protein S12, which gives rise to MPTINQLVRKPRQSKITKSKSPALNKGYNSFKKSLTDVKSPQKRGVCTRVGTMTPRKPNSALRKYARVRLTNQIEVTAYIPGEGHNLQEHSVVLIRGGRVKDLAGVRYHIVRGALDTAGVNGRLQSRSKYGTKRPKEKK
- a CDS encoding ribosomal L7Ae/L30e/S12e/Gadd45 family protein, translated to MSYDKVRASQTIIGTKQAVKAMQAGLVKELFVALDADNWVTDSAISFAREIGIPVILVESKKELGKACGIHVGAAVVAIAVD